The sequence CTGTCCGTCTGATCCGCCTGGAGGAGCCAGCACCGTGCCCAAGCATCCGTACACCCTCGCGGAACCACGTGTTTCCGCCACCCTGACCCGTATGTTCGAAGCCGCCGCCCGTGACGATGAGACCGCGGCACGGCTGCGGAGCCTCCAGCCCTCCCACCGGGAGTCACTGACGGCTCAGCAACTCGCCGACGCGGCGCAGGAGATCTACATGCCGGTCTCCGCCGACGGCGGCAGACTCCTCTACAACCTCGTCCGCGCCACCAGGCCGACCAATGTCGTCGAGTTCGGCACGTCGTACGGCATCTCCACCCTGCACCTGGCCGCCGCCGTGCGCGACAACGGCGCGGGCCAGGTCATCACCACGGAGATGAGCCGGACCAAGGCGGCCGCCGCCCGCGAGACCTTCGCGGCCACCGGCCTCGACGACGTGATCAGCGTGTGGGAGGGCAACGCCCTGGAGACGCTCGCCGAGATCCGGCAGCCGGTCGGCTTCTTGTTCCTGGACGGGTGGAAGGATCTCTGCCTGCCCGTCCTGCGGCTCCTTGAGCCGCACATCGCACCCGGCACCCTTGTCGTCGCCGACGACGTGGACCTCCCGGACCTCGGCCCCTACCTCGACCACGTCCGCGACACCGCCAACGGCTACCACAGCGTCACGTTCCCCGTCGAGGACGGCCTCGAAATCAGCTGCCGCCTCTGATCACCCCCTCCGGACAGCTTCGGCTGCCCGGAGGGGACCTCAGCCCGTCGTGCCGGGCAGAGGCAGACCACGGGCATGCCCCGCAAGAAGGAGATGTGGCCGTTCGCGGGGCACCTCCCAGCCGCGCAAGTCCGTCTCAAGTGCCGGTAACTCCGTCGATCTGTTCGCGGACGAGATCGGCGTGGCCGTTGTGACGTGCGTACTCCTCGATCATATGCACCATGATCCAGCGCAGTGAGATTCCCTGATCGCCGCCGACGTGACCCGCATCCTCTTCAGACAGGTGTCCCGAGTCATCCAACGACGCGTCAGCGATCACCTCACGGCCGCGCGCGACCTCCGCCTGCCAGGCAGCCGTCGCCTCGTCGAGTCCGCGGTCCGAATCCAGGGCAAAGCCGTCGGGATTGTTCTCGCCGAAGACCGGTGCCACGTCCTGACCTGCGAATACCCTCTGGAACCAGTTTCGCTCCACTTCAGCCATGTGCTGAACGAGACCGAGCAGTGTTATCGACGAGGGTGGCGCCGCGGCAAGTCGTAACTGCTCGTCCTTCACACCCGAACACTTCAGCACGAGAGTCGCGCGGTGAAAGTCCAGCCAGGCTTCCAACATGGTGCGCTCGTCGGCATGCGCGGGCGGGACGGGCCGTCCATCCGGTGTCGTAGTCATGGCCCCACCCTGGCGACAGCGGCCGGGACCCACGACCGTCTTCGCCGACGACGAACACGCCCGCCCCGCACCGTTCCCGACGATCGCGCCCTGGGCGAACCGGCGTCCGCCGGGGGCGCGGCTCCCAACTCAGCGATCCGACCGCCCACCCTGTGATCGTCGGCGGCCCAGCTGAGCAGCCTCACCCGGGAACCCTGGAACGCACCCCGTCAGGGCGTTTCGGGCTTGCGGGCCAGGAGGCAGGCGTGCGGTCTGTTCACGCGTACGCCGGGCTCCTGTTGCAGTCTCGCGGTGACGACGAGTCCGGCCTGCTCCAGCAGGTCGACCATGCGGGCCAGGGGCAGGAGGTACGACTCGTAGGACACCGGACGGCCATAGCTGTGGGTCGGCCGGAGCCGCTCATCGCCGACGTAGTCTCCCCAGAGCAGGTAGCCGCCGGGCGCGAGCGTCCGGTGGAATTCGGCGAACACGTCCGGTAGCCACCGCGGGGGCGTGTGGTGGGTGGAGTACCAGGCCAGGATGCCGCCGAGCTCGTCGTCCCTCATCTCCAGCGCGGTCATCGAGCCCTCGGTGAACCGCAGGTCCGGATAGGCGTGCCGGGCCAGCCCGACCATCTTCGGCGACAGATCGACGCCGAGGACGGACACGCCCAGCCCTGCCAGGTGCGCCGTCACGCGGCCGGGGCCGCACCCCAGGTCCGCGACCGCCCCCAGACCGGCCGTCCGCACCAGTTCGGCGAATCCCGCCAGCATCGCGCGTGACAAAGGGTCCAACTCGGCTGGATGCGGGACGCGTTCGAGGTAATCGGCGGCGACCGTGTCGTACGACTCGCGGACGGCGGTCAGAAAGGAGGGCTCAGCCATGCGGGCGACCCTAGACCGGGCAACCGACAGACCACGGCACGCCCTTCAGCCGAGCTGCACGACATCCACCGCTGCCGACGCCCAGCCGTCACACCCGGCCCGGTGATCACCGTGGGCACGGCACTGGCCGCAGCTCCCAGCTGCCACCAGCGGCTGATGCCGAAGACTCAAGTCTGGAGATCGACGCGTCGGGGACGGGCATCCTCCCGGTCGGTGTCAGAAGTCTTGACAACGATGTCAGACGCGTGATCTAGTCCGCTTCCATCCAGCCAGGTGCCGCTGATTGCGCTGCGAAGGGGGCTCACCGCGATGACCTGCACACCGCCTCCCTCCCGTGCATGAGACACGTAGACGCCCGAGCGCCTCGCCCGGTCGCCCACGGACGACGTCTTCGTCGACGGGCTGTCACCGGCGACGCGGAGGCGTGCGCGGCCGGGCGTCTGCGAACCCGTCTCGCTCGCCTGGGCCGTGGAGGAGCCGTATGCCCGGCGAACACGGCGACCACCTGCGCACAGGCCCGTCAGCCAGACCTCAACTGCCCGAGCCCCGCCCGTGTGACCGATCGAACGTGGCCACTCCGCCCGCCACTCGGAAATCACCTCTCATGTCGTCCCGCACATGACGGATGAGGAACAGGAGACCGCTTCCATGCACAGACCCCTCCACCGATTGCGTAACCGCGCATCGACCGTCCTCGCCGCACTGCTCGTCGCCGGCGGTGCCCTGGTCCCGGTTCCGGCCATCGCCCAGGGCCCCGCCGCCGCTCCCCAACTCACCTCCCTGGTCAACCCGTTCATCGGCACGCAGAACTTCGGCAACACCTTTCCCGGCGCGAGTGCCCCCTTCGGCATGGTCCAGGTCAGTCCGGACACCGGTGGCCAGGGCGGCTACGACTACCAGCAGGACAAGATCCTCGGCTTCAGCCAGAC is a genomic window of Streptomyces sp. NBC_00414 containing:
- a CDS encoding DinB family protein — protein: MTTTPDGRPVPPAHADERTMLEAWLDFHRATLVLKCSGVKDEQLRLAAAPPSSITLLGLVQHMAEVERNWFQRVFAGQDVAPVFGENNPDGFALDSDRGLDEATAAWQAEVARGREVIADASLDDSGHLSEEDAGHVGGDQGISLRWIMVHMIEEYARHNGHADLVREQIDGVTGT
- a CDS encoding class I SAM-dependent methyltransferase — encoded protein: MAEPSFLTAVRESYDTVAADYLERVPHPAELDPLSRAMLAGFAELVRTAGLGAVADLGCGPGRVTAHLAGLGVSVLGVDLSPKMVGLARHAYPDLRFTEGSMTALEMRDDELGGILAWYSTHHTPPRWLPDVFAEFHRTLAPGGYLLWGDYVGDERLRPTHSYGRPVSYESYLLPLARMVDLLEQAGLVVTARLQQEPGVRVNRPHACLLARKPETP
- a CDS encoding O-methyltransferase, producing MPKHPYTLAEPRVSATLTRMFEAAARDDETAARLRSLQPSHRESLTAQQLADAAQEIYMPVSADGGRLLYNLVRATRPTNVVEFGTSYGISTLHLAAAVRDNGAGQVITTEMSRTKAAAARETFAATGLDDVISVWEGNALETLAEIRQPVGFLFLDGWKDLCLPVLRLLEPHIAPGTLVVADDVDLPDLGPYLDHVRDTANGYHSVTFPVEDGLEISCRL